The following are from one region of the Quercus robur chromosome 1, dhQueRobu3.1, whole genome shotgun sequence genome:
- the LOC126718106 gene encoding uncharacterized protein LOC126718106, whose amino-acid sequence MDEMKENMKRTNPVEDLVHRTDSPFVPPINAHPLPPKFKMPSLDSYDGTRDPFDHIATFKTTMHLQGVPDEIMCRAFPTTLKGPARVWFSKIPPSTVTSFEELSKLFVNNFIGGQRHKRSSSSLLTIEQGENESLRSFITRFNREALAVDEMDDKLLLAAFHNGVHSDLFIHKLYEQEPQTMAELVHSAQNFINAEDAIIAKKRKRIEKMDANSTRHSEQGPRLKKGRTEDKKDRDRKAGLSARSQQYTPLNMPLDQVLMQIKDDPSLKWPEKMKGDPNKRNRNKYCRFHRDHGHDTDECFDLKQQIENLIRQGKLRSFLGQDHKDDKLKGKAEESSRPPLGEIRVIVGGSSTIQSSRSRKTYLKVVQSVQLSGRPPRDRDADEQAITFTEEEAERIHHPHDDAIVITLLIANYTTRRVLVDNGSSADILYLPAFQQMKLGRDRLRPVNSPLVGFGGMKVQPVGTVTLPVVVGAYPQQVTKDVSFLVVDCSSSYNAIIGRPTLNSWKAVTSTYHLSVKFPTDYGVGQVQGDQLAARECYLAMLATDEQVQTMTIEEKRVVVEPIEVLEDVPLDERNPERCTRVGADLEGGIKENLVQFLRKNVDVFAWSHEDMPGIDPNVITHRLNVCLSSKPIRQKKRVFAPERENAIKDEVQKLIAAKFIREVYYPDWLANVVMVKKANGYNQIRMDEVDQEKTSFVTSQGLFCYEVMPFGLKNAGATYQRLVNHMFRPQIGRNVEVYVDDMLVKSLEEGKHLDDLQETFNTLRRYSMKLNPSKCAFGVASGKFLGFMVSHRGIEANPEKIKAILEMKPPQNIKEVQSLTGRVAALNRFVSKATDKCLPFFKVLKKAFEWTDECQRAFQDMKTYLVMPPLLSPSVAGEELFLYLAVTPHAVSSALIREEAKVQKPVYYTSRALRGAEGRYPLIEKLAFALITASRKLRHYFQAHVINVMTDHPLKKAMNKLEAAGRLIQWAVELREFDIRYQPRHAIKAQALADFIAEFTPRCNDEVQEDKNWVVHVDGSSTQHAGGIGVVLQSPEGDKLKHRVRLQYRPTNNEVEYEALLKGLELAKSVEAESVLVLGDSSLVMGQINGTYEAKEE is encoded by the exons ATGGATGAGATGAAGGAAAATATGAAGAGGACCAACCCCGTAGAGGACTTGGTTCACAGGACTGACTCCCCATTTGTGCCTCCTATCAATGCTCACCCTTTGCCACCGAAGTTCAAGATGCCTTCCTTAGATTCATATGATGGGACGCGAGATCCATTTGACCACATTGCCACCTTCAAAACTACTATGCATCTTCAAGGGGTTCCGGATGAAATAATGTGCAGAGCTTTCCCTACTACTCTTAAAGGACCCGCACGAGTGTGGTTCAGCAAAATACCTCCCAGCACGGTAACGTCCTTTGAAGAATTAAGTAAGTTGTTTGTCAAcaacttcatcggaggacagaGGCACAAGCGTTCCTCGTCCAGTTTGCTGACCATAGAACAAGGGGAGAATGAAAGTTTGCGGTCGTTCATTACGCGGTTCAATAGGGAAGCTTTAGCAGTGGACGAGATGGATGACAAGCTGCTCCTGGCGGCTTTCCACAATGGGGTTCACTCTGATTTGTTCATCCACAAGCTATATGAGCAAGAGCCTCAGACCATGGCCGAACTCGTCCACTCAGCCCAGAATTTTATAAATGCGGAGGATGCtatcatagccaagaagaggaagagaattGAGAAAATGGATGCTAACTCCACTCGTCACTCAGAGCAAGGTCCTCGTCTTAAGAAAGGACGAACGGAAGATAAAAAGGATCGTGACAGGAAGGCAGGCCTCTCAGCACGAAGTCAGCAGTATACGCCATTGAACATGCCACTTGatcaagtcctaatgcaaatcaaggatgatccttccttgaagtggCCAGAAAAAATGAAGGGAGATCCAAATAAGCGCAATAGaaacaagtattgtcgcttccatagaGACCATGGGCATGATACGGATGAATGTTTTGATCTAAAACAGCAGATTGAGAATCTTATAAGGCAGGGGAAGCTAAGAAGTTTCCTAGGACAAGACCACAAGGACGACAAACTCAAGggaaaagctgaagagtcgtcACGGCCACCTCTCGGAGAAATCAGGGTTATCGTCGGAGGAAGTTCTACAATCCAGTCGTCCAGGTCCAGGAAAACATACCTGAAGGTGGTGCAGAGCGTCCAACTCTCTGGACGACCACCTAGAGATAGGGATGCGGACGAACAGGCAATCACATTCACCGAAGAAGAAGCTGAAAGAATCCACCATCCTCATGACGATGCTATTGTCATTACCTTACTCATTGCTAACTACACAACCAGAAGGGTACTCGTTGATAATGGAAGTTCGGCAGATATCCTGTATCTGCCAGCTTTTCAGCAGATGAAGTTAGGACGAGACCGTCTTCGTCCGGTGAATTCTCCGTTAGTAGGTTTTGGTGGGATGAAGGTGCAGCCCGTGGGTACTGTTACATTACCAGTGGTAGTTGGGGCATATCCACAGCAGGTCACCAAGGACGTGAGTTTCCTGGTAGTAGACTGTTCGTCCTCCTATAATGCCATAATTGGGAggccaactttgaatagttggaaaGCAGTTACGTCCACCTACCATCTATCAGTCAAGTTCCCAACAGACTATGGAGTAGGGCAGGTGCAAGGAGATCAACTGGCAGCGAGAGAGTGTTACTTGGCTATGTTGGCCACGGACGAGCAAGTGCAGACCATGACTATTGAAGAAAAAAGGGTCGTGGTGGAACCTATTGAAGTGTTGGAAGATGTTCCCTTAGACGAAAGGAACCCTGAGAGATGTACCAGGGTGGGGGCAGATCTAGAAGGAGGAATTAAAGAAAACCTTGTCCAGTTTTTGAGGAAGAATGTAGATGTGTTTGCTTGGAGTCATGAGGATATGCCTGGAATAGATCCTAATGTCATCACCCATCGCCTGAATGTATGTCTATCCTCGAAGCCAATACGACAAAAGAAAAGGGTGTTTGCTCCTGAGAGAGAAAACGCTATTAAAGACGAGGTTCAAAAATTGATTGCAGCGAAGTTTATCAGAGAGGTGTACTATCCGGATTGGTTGGCCAacgtagtaatggtcaaaaaggcGAACG ggtacaaccagataCGGATGGACGAGGTTGACCAGGAGAAGACCTCATTTGTTACTAGTCAGGGCTTGTTCTGTTATGAAGTAATGCCCTTTGGATTGAAAAACGCTGGAGCAACGTATCAACGATTGGTCAATCACATGTTCCGTCCCCAGATTGGGCGAAATGTCGaagtgtatgtggatgatatgttaGTGAAAAGTTTGGAAGAGGGTAAGCATTTAGACGACTTGCAAGAAACCTTCAACACACTCAGGCGATACAGTATGAAGTTGAACCCCAGTAAATGTGCTTTCGGAGTGGCTTCGGGAAAATTTCTTGGATTCATGGTCTCACACAGGGGAATCGAGGCCAATCCAGAAAAGATCAAGGCAATCCTAGAAATGAAGCCTCCACAGAATATTAAAGAAGTTCAATCTCTCACCGGGCGAGTTGCCGCCCTCAACAGGTTTGTCTCCAAAGCTACTGACAAGTGTTTGCCATTTTTCAAGGTTCTAAAGAAAGCATTCGAATGGACGGACGAGTGCCAAAGAGCCTTCCAAGATATGAAGACGTATCTTGTCATGCCCCCGCTGCTAAGTCCGTCCGTGGCAGGAGAGGAACTGTTCTTGTACCTGGCGGTGACCCCGCATGCTGTGAGCTCAGCACTGATAAGGGAGGAAGCAAAAGTACAAAAGCCAGTGTATTACACCAGTAGGGCATTGAGGGGGGCGGAAGGGCGATATCCGCTAATAGAAAAGCTGGCATTCGCGCTCATCACGGCTTCCAGGAAGTTaagacattacttccaagcCCATGTAATCAATGTTATGACAGATCACCCACTTAAGAAAGCTATGAACAAGTTGGAAGCCGCAGGACGTCTGATCCAATGGGCGGTCGAACTTAGAGAGTTTGATATCCGATACCAACCAAGACATGCTATTAAGGCTCAAGCCCTGGCAGACTTTATTGCGGAGTTCACCCCAAGATGCAACGATGAAGTGCAGGAGGATAAAAATTGGGTGGTCCATGTAGATGGCTCGTCCACACAGCATGCAGGAGGAATAGGGGTAGTTTTGCAATCCCCTGAAGGAGACAAGTTGAAGCATAGAGTCCGTCTGCAATATCGACCAACTAACAATGAGGTGGAGTATGAAGCTCTGCTtaaagggctagaattggctaagtctGTAGAAGCGGAGTCAGTTCTCGTCCTGGGAGACTCTTCGCTAGTAATGGGCCAAATAAATGGGACATATGAGGCGAAAGAAGAGTGA
- the LOC126721049 gene encoding uncharacterized protein LOC126721049: protein MSRPMLLVFLLLVLIITSQFEWKQQLVIDLDSTPSISQKQHQISKREEVVKEKIILSQEKSIQRLNELVRSLREQLQRCRDNNETTNDNASPLTEHVIELERQQILGN from the exons ATGTCAAGACCCATGTTGCTTGTTTTCCTGTTGCTTGTACTCATAATCACTTCTCAGTTTGAATGGAAACAACAGCTTGTGATTGACCTTGACTCAACTCCGAGCATCTCACAGAAGCAGCACCAAATTTCAAAGCGGGAAGAAGTTGTAAAAGAGaag ATCATTTTATCACAAGAGAAGAGCATTCAGAGACTTAATGAACTTGTACGTAGTCTCCGAGAACAATTGCAGCGGTGTAGAGACAATAATGAGACTACAAATGACAATGCAAGCCCTTTGACTGAACATGTTATTGAGCTTGAACGACAGCAGATTCTGGGAAACTAG
- the LOC126721043 gene encoding uncharacterized protein LOC126721043 isoform X1, translating into MANQGAKKRREENARHMKNLQRLIIACNVIFFLVRMLIFHSTFTWKHWIGLVLTSVAYAIPYQQIANMAQPSYDDNGELLDGGFDMSTGGVCGYLHDIIYITSFVQVMSIISAKFWYIYLVIPAFGGYKSFGFIRGFLSQGSEGDTEDEKTRKKREKMEKRASRAKFVKTRTR; encoded by the exons ATGGCGAATCAAGGTGCAAAGAAGCGTAGGGAAGAGAATGCTCGACACATGAAGAATCTCCAGCGCCTCATCATTGCCTGCAAT GTTATCTTTTTCTTGGTAAGGATGCTGATCTTCCATTCAACTTTCACCTGGAAGCATTGGATTGGTCTGGTTCTCACATCTGTGGCTTATGCAATTCCCTATCAACAAATTGCCAATATGGCTCAACCTAGTTATGATGATAATGGGGAGCTTCTTGATGGCGGGTTTGATATGAGTACTGGTGGAGTTTGTGG CTATTTACATGATATAATTTACATTACGAGCTTCGTACAAGTCATGTCCATCATCTCTGCAAAATTTTGGTATATATACTTGGTG ATACCAGCATTTGGAGGATATAAATCTTTTGGTTTCATTAGAGGATTCTTGTCACAAGGTTCAGAG GGAGACACGGAGGATGAAAAGACCCgcaagaagagggaaaagatggAGAAAAGGGCATCTAGGGCCAAGTTTGTCAAGACCAGAACTAGGTAG
- the LOC126721043 gene encoding uncharacterized protein LOC126721043 isoform X2, with amino-acid sequence MMLIFHSTFTWKHWIGLVLTSVAYAIPYQQIANMAQPSYDDNGELLDGGFDMSTGGVCGYLHDIIYITSFVQVMSIISAKFWYIYLVIPAFGGYKSFGFIRGFLSQGSEGDTEDEKTRKKREKMEKRASRAKFVKTRTR; translated from the exons AT GATGCTGATCTTCCATTCAACTTTCACCTGGAAGCATTGGATTGGTCTGGTTCTCACATCTGTGGCTTATGCAATTCCCTATCAACAAATTGCCAATATGGCTCAACCTAGTTATGATGATAATGGGGAGCTTCTTGATGGCGGGTTTGATATGAGTACTGGTGGAGTTTGTGG CTATTTACATGATATAATTTACATTACGAGCTTCGTACAAGTCATGTCCATCATCTCTGCAAAATTTTGGTATATATACTTGGTG ATACCAGCATTTGGAGGATATAAATCTTTTGGTTTCATTAGAGGATTCTTGTCACAAGGTTCAGAG GGAGACACGGAGGATGAAAAGACCCgcaagaagagggaaaagatggAGAAAAGGGCATCTAGGGCCAAGTTTGTCAAGACCAGAACTAGGTAG